The stretch of DNA ATAAGGGAATTGCTGTTGTCTCCAATAATTTTGGGAGATAAATCCTGTTTCATTGGTAAATGGATAATCCGGGTAAGAGTGATTAATATAAAAGTTTGGTACTCTACGACCGAACATTTGCTAACTTCCTCCTTTACTAACAGTAAAACTCATTAGAAAAACTTGGCGTTCGCCTAGTCCTTTTTAGCGAATGCTTGCCAAAAAATCAAATGATTATTTCTATATTTTATGAAAATAATGCCCATCATGTGAATGTCCTGAAAGCGCTTACTATTGATGTCTAACAATGAAGAATCATGTCGGAAGTCTTAATATTAAAAAAATAAAGATCACTACTTATTTTATGATAGGATATAAAAAAAGTAATTAGCTCTTATTTCTTTATTTTCGTCATTAAAATGTTTATAGAACTAGTGTTGGCTAATAAGCTTAACACAAATGGCGGGAATGACAATTATGAGGAGGGAAATAAAATGAATGTTCACGAACTAACAATGAAGTTTCTTCAAACTAGGAATTATAGTCCAGAAAATGTAAATGAATTGCTTGATTTTACGAAAAAGGCTTATATTCATGATGATATTTGTATTTCAGTCTATCGTAAGCTTGTTCGTGAACTCGAGGCACAGGGTGCAGAGCTTCCAGATTTCTCTTAAACTATTCCTCATAGAAAACTAGAATACAATTCAATAAAGAACCTATTATGAAGGGCTCTTCACCTCTTATTTTATTAAGATGGCGGAGAGCCCATTTCTTCATTCAATAATAACTGAAGCACTTGATTTAATACAAAATTAGATGAAGCCACTAAATTTTTAAATCTTGATCGACTTGTTTCCGGGAAAAAAGCTTGGACTGAAATCGTTTCAATATGTTCATTTGTAGATTCAATCTGCTGGGGATACAGGTTTTTCGGCCTTGTTGCTGTAATCCATTTAATTGCTTCATTCTTCCATTTGTCATTAAGTAACTTTACTTCGTCGGCAAAAGGTTTGACTTCTTCATAAAAATCTCCACTCTTTCCTGTTTCCCTTACCATTGAATACTTTTCTGTCATTTTATTAATACGCTCTAATAGCTGGCTTGTTAGTGCTATAAGCTCATTCTGCTTATCCATTATTTATCAGCTCCGAATAATTAGAAAAACTTGGCATTCGCCAAGTCCTTTTTGGCGAATGCCTTAGTTTTTCTTATGCGATCTTATTAGCAAATATTTAATTGATAACACACTTTACTTTAGTACGTTAATAAACTTAAACATTCCTATTAGCTAAAAAAGCAGCTTAATAAATTAAGCTACTATAATGACCCTATTTTATTGTAATTAAAACCCAAGTTCAAGCTTAATGCCTGTTGGATGATGATGAGTACCTTTTTTATCTAATTTTCCATTGAAATCATAAAGGTTAGCGGTTTTCGTTTCGAGTGAACGAATTTCCTCTGAGCAGTTCCTCATTTTTATCGCACATTCATCTTGCCATTTTTGACGGGCATTCGAAAAGTTTGATTCTATTGCACCCTCTAACTCCTCAAGCTGATCGTAAATTTCATTCAGCATATTTATCAATTCCTCTTTAGGCATTATTTTTTCATTCATTTTCTCGCCCTCCTTAAAATAAGCAATCTCAATTTTTTAAAAGTTTTTTTATCTGATGACTACTCTATTCGCCCTCACTAAATACTTTCCTTCACCACTGACAAAACTAGAAGTATTTCGCCAAAGAAAGTAGAATTTTTTAGTAATCAGTACTTCATTTCGACATACTCAAATAGCATGAAAGCAACTGCGATGCACACAATAATAAGTGGAGGTGAAGACGTATGAAAAGAACTGATAAACAAACTAAAGTTCAGCCAAAAAAACTAGAAGAATCAAAACCAGGGCATGGAGATAAAAAGTTAGAAGGTCCAAACCGACCTTCCACATAGAAAAGCGGGTGTCACTGCTAACAACTGTATGTACTGAACCGCCCCTCCTTTAGCTGCGGCTCATAGCCTCAATAATCAAGTTCGAGAGCCGATGATGTTCGCAGCTAGACAATTCTTAAGCTAAAAAAATATTCTTTTTTCGCTTCCAAAACGTTTGCTCTTTATTATTTAAGATTTTATTAATTCGCTTATATATATTGCCTTTTTCAATTGTCTTTGCTTTTTCAAATACCACTTCGTCATTTCAATTGGATGTTTTTGCTGTACATCTACCTTCAACCATTTTCTTCTCAATCGTTTATATTTCGACCAATCTTCAAAAAAAACCCTTTTATGATTAATCACCGGATAGGTACACCGTAAAAATGGAGTTGATCTGTTCGGCCTATTTTTAAAATAGTATTCATAATCGTATCTAGAGCCAGTATGTACTGTTTTGAGAGCAAATTCATAAAAAGCAGGATATAACTTCTTATCAAACAAAATATCTGCCAGCCTTTTCCCAAGTTCGATTCTTTTTGAAAGAGATTTAAAACCATTCACACTTGTACCATATAACTTCCCTTCACATGTTGGAAAAATAACCGAGCTAAAATGAAACCAATCCTGAAGAAAAAAAATTGGAGATTGAAATACACGTTTTTTATAAACTGGATTTTTAATAACAGGTTTTTGAATGATGTTTTGTTCATTGATAATTTGCGATATTAACAGCCTTTTATAATTTCTTTCTTCCCAAAAAACCACCCATTCGCTCTCCATAAATTTGGAAACATGAAAAAATCTTAATAAATGAAACATTGGTCGATTTATTTTCGTCGAATATTGATAGAGAAGCAATTGAGGAAAAGCATCCTGGAAAATAAGCCAATTTGCTCGTTCATAAGTTAAAAATAACTTTTTCCTAACCTGCTCCTTTATTATTTTGGGAAACCAATTTCCTTCAAGATCGCACATATTCCAGCCAGCATTTCGAGATACCATACTTGCTAGAAATGACCACAGCACTTCTGGATGGAGATGATAAAAATGAAAATAGGCATCCGTTCTTGAAATATTATCAGCATTATTTTTTATTGTTTGATCATGTATCTGCTGAATTAATTCGATTTCATCAATATTTAGTTGGTTTAATGACTTTTTTTTATGGAAATGTTTCATTAGTTTTCCTCCGAAAAAAGCATATTGCTTAACATTTGCAAATCGGTGCTTTTTATTCAACCAAAAATTAGCGAGATTTGTTATGATAAGTAATAGCTTGTGAGGTGATCAATAATGAAATTCCATTATCCTAACGGCAAGAAATATGTACCGAAAAAAGAGGAATCGATAGGGATTAAAAAAGAAAAAAAATGGTCTTACGGTAATCGCGGTATGACTTTGGAGGAAGATATTAACGAAACAAATGAGTATTATTTAAAAAATGGAATTGCTTCTATTCATAAAAAGCCAACACCTGTTCAAATCGTTCAAGTAGATTATCCAAAAAGAAGTGCTGCTGTCATTAAAGAAGCATACTTTAAGCAGGCATCAACAACCGATTATAATGGTGTTTATAAAGGGAGATACATTGATTTTGAAGCGAAAGAGACACAAAACCCAACATCATTTCCTTTACAAAACTTTCATGAACACCAAGTGAAACATATGGAAAATATTATTCAGCAAAAAGGAATCTGCTTCGTCCTTTTACGATTTTCTATTACTGAAGAAATTTTCCTTCTTGAAGCCATTCACTTACTCACTTTTTGGAAGAGAATGAAAGATGGAGGAAGAAAGTCAATAACCAAGGAAGAAATAGAGATTAATGGTCATCCAATTTCGCTTGGATACAACCCAAGAATTGACTATATTAAAAAAATCGATTATCTTTATAACCTTAGATGAATTACGGAGGCGCCTTCGAAACAATCAAATTTCAGATTGTTCCTTTGGTGATTATTCGAAGTATATTTCCTAATAGCAAAAACAACTCTTCTTATCATCAGAAAGGATGAACATATATGTCAGAAAAATACCAATCAAGAGAGGAGCGCCGAAAACAGCAAACTCCAAATCCAAATAAAAAGAAAAAAAAGCAGGCAAAAGGGATATTTAAACGTATCTTTTTAACATTAATAGCCCTTGGCATCGCGGGTATGCTGCTTGGTGCTGGCGCATTTGCCTACATGGTTAAGGATGCACCAAAACTTGATGAAAAACAATTACGGGATCCGATCCCATCCAAAATATTAGATAAAGATGGCAATGTCATTACAGAAGTTGGATCAGAAAACCGAGAATATGTTGAATATGAAGATATCCCCAAATTGGTGGAGGACGCATTTCTAGCCACTGAGGATGTTCGTTTTTATCAACATAACGGGATGGATTTGAGGCGTCTTGCCGGTGCTGTATTAGCAAATATTACTGATGGTTTTGGTTCACAAGGAGCTAGTACGATTACTCAGCAAGTCGTGAAAAATTCCTTCCTAAATAATGAAAAAACATTAAGCAGGAAGGCTCAAGAAGCTTGGCTTTCCTTTCAGCTTGAACGTAAATATACAAAGCAAGAAATTTTCGAGATGTATGTGAATAAAATTTGGATGTCAGAAGGTAGTCATGGGGTATTGACAGCTTCTCATATTTATTTCGGTAAAGACCTCGACGAACTCGAGTTGCATGAAGCTGCTTTACTAGCAGGAATGCCGCAAAGTCCCGAAAATTATAATCCTTTCAAGCATCCTGATAAAGCAGAAAAAAGACGTAATATTGTTCTTTCTTTAATGAATCAGCATGGTTTCATCACAAAAGAAGAAATGGAAGCTGCTCAAAAAATTCCAGTTGAATCAAGTCTTGTTAAGGAAGAAGATCGCAAGCACAATGACTCACCTTATGATTCATTTGTTGATGTTGTCATTGATGAGATGGAACAAAAATATCCTGATTTGAACGTTTCTTCAGATGGTTTAACCATTCATACTACATTAGATACGAATGCACAGGATTATGTTGAGAAAATGCTTAATTCAAATGAAATTGTTCAATTTCCTGATGATAAATTTCAAGCAGGTATTACCCTATTGGATACAAAAACAGGTGAAATTAGGGCAATAGGCGGAGGTAGAAACCTTGAAGTAAAAAGAGGATTTAACTACGCAACGGATTTAAGAAGACAAGCTGGTTCGACCTTTAAACCAATACTCGATTATGGTCCTGCCATTGAATATTTAAATTGGGGCACGTATCATGTTCTTAACGATGAACCATACACTTATTCAGATGGTACGAAAATCAATAACTGGGATCACAAGCATATGGGGCCGATGTCAATGCGTGAGGCATTAGCACGTTCACGAAACATCCCTGCTCTAAAAACTTTACAAGAGGTTGGCCCAGATAAAGCGAAGGAATTTGCGAATAATTTGGGCTTTGAGCTAGACGAGGTAAACGAATCCTATGCAATTGGTGCCAATTTAGTATCACCACTTCAAATGGCAGGTGCCTACAGTGCCTTTGGAAATAACGGCCTATACAATGAGCCTCATGCCATTAAAGAAATTGAAATGCGAGACGGAACAAAAATTGATGTCACTCCTGAAACAAAACCTGTTATGAAGGACTCTACAGCTTTCATGATTACAGATATGCTAAAAAGTGGTGTAAAGGATTCTTACGGTACAGGAAAAGCGGCAAATGTTCCAAACCTACATGTCGTTGGAAAAACAGGAACGACCAACTATAGTGCTGATCAAATTCAAAAATGGAATATTCCAAATGGTGCGTTACCTGATGCATGGTTTGCTGGCTATACAACAAACTACACAGCAGCAGTTTGGACTGGATATAAAGATATGGAAAACTCTATAGCAGCAGGCCATGACCAAAGAATTGCACAATTGTTATTTAAAAATTTAATGGAGCATGTATCACAAGGAATTGATACACCTGACTTCCCTGTTCCAAATAGTGTGGAAAAAGTAGCTATTGAAAAGGGAACATCAAAGCTAGCAAGTGAATTTACACCTAAAGATCAGATCGTTTATGAATATGCTGTTAAAGGTCATGCACCAACCGAAATTTCTGATAAATACGATAAGCTTGATTCTCCTTCAGACTTAAGTGCAGCATATGACAAAGAAGCAAATGAAATTGTATTGAATTGGAAGTATCCAGATGAAGTAGATGATGTACAATTTGAGGTATCAGTATCTCTAGATGAGGGCGCAGACCAGCCATTACAAGTGGTTTCTGAAAAAGGAATAAGAGTGGCTAACCCTGTTCCAGGAGGTATTTATCAATTCAAGGTCGTAGCAATTCGAGATGATCAAAGAAGTGATTCTGCAGTTGTAAAAGTCGAAATTCCAGCTCCTGAGATCAGTGATGATCAAGATGATACGGGTGAAGGTGGAATAGATAATGGCCAAGGCAACGAAAACGGAAATCCTGAAGATGATGGATCAGGTCAAGGAAATGGAAATGGAAATGGAAGCGATAATGGACAGGGTAACGGCACTGACCAAGGTGGTGGCGGCGGTCTAGGTGAAAGTGGTAATCCGTCAGACCCTGGACAGACGAATCCTCCTTCAGGACCTACCTCTCCTGGCTCAGGCTTTCAATGAAATTAATAGCGCAATCGCCTTTGGATCAATCAACTGGACATGCTTAAATGTTTTTCATTATTAATAGAAAAAAGCGTCTCTTAGCTTAGTGCTGAGACGCTTTTTTTAATGCTATTTGCTTAACGTAAAGCTTTTCCATTTCAATCATTAGTTCAGATAATTGAATAAATGAATGATAAAGGGTCGGTCTATGCAAAATAAATTCTAATCTTTCTACCATATTTACAGGCTTAATAATTAAAGACTTTGCATTTTTATAATTTGTAAGAGAAACGGGCAAACCGTTTCCCCAATAAACAAACTCTAGAAAAAGACAAATACCTTTTTTCATCGGAGCAGTTACTTGAGTACGCTCCCTTTTTGCAAATACCTTTTTTAAAAACTCTTTTTCTGAATTCCATTCATTTAAAAGAATAGGAATGCACTCTTCCCGCAATTCCCACGGCCTTTTTGCATTAATTCCTAAATAATAGGCAGCCTCATATAGAAATGGCATAGAGGGAAGTATATGAGTCAATGCATGCTCATCAATTGTGAATGAATCATTCTTAGTAAAGAGGTGTGGATCCATAAGCTCTTCGGGGATTGAAAGAGTTATTTTAGTACTCATTTCTTACTCTTCCCTTTCATCCGCTTTTTCCCTTCTCTGCATACTTCTAATAGAGGACAAACATCACATTGAGGATTCTGTGCTTTACAATGGTATCGACCAAAAAAAATCATTCGATGGTGAGTAATATGCCATTCTTCTATTGGAATCTTTTTCATTAAGGATTTCTCCACTTCCAATACGGAATCCTTCCACTTGCAAAATGCTAATCTCTTGCTAACTCGTTCAACATGGGTATCAACAGCAATTGCTGGGACACCGAAGGCAACTGAGACAACTACATTTGCAGTTTTTCTTCCGACACCCGGCAACTTTGTTAATTCGTCCCGATCCTGAGGGATAATACCATTGTATTCCTCTAATAATAGACTGCATAATTTTTGAATATTTTTGGCTTTATTACGATATAATCCTATTGAACGAATATCATCCTGTAATTCTTCAAGAGAAACCTTTAGGTAGTCTGATGGTGTTTTGTATTTTTGAAATAAATCTTTTGTTACTTTATTAACTAATACATCTGTGCATTGAGCCGATAAAGCAACTGCAATGACAAGTTCAAAAGGATTGGAATGATTTAATTCGCAATGGGCATCTGGAAACATTTCTCCCATTTTATCAAGACAAAACCTTATTTGATTCTTATTTAACAATGATCTCACCACTTAATTTTGTTTTAACAAAAATATAGTCGCTTTAATAACAGAAAGTATATGCAATAACTTTTATTTATTGTTCCAACCAATTATAAAAGGGTATTGATTTTGTTGTTTGTGCCGAGCCTTCATTGGCTTTATATCGATTCTGTGATTGATTTTGTCTAAACTTTTTACCATAACTTTTAGCTTGTTCGATTGTTTTGATTCCATTCTTCTTCCACTCAAACAAAATTCTATCAATATAACGAAAATTTAGCTTACCTGAAATCACAGCTTCTCTAAGTGCAGCTTTTATTATGTGAGGATCATGATGATCATCATCCATCCACAATGCAAGTGTCTCACATTCAAATGGAGACAATGGCCGACCAAATTCCTGTTCAAAGCATGTATATAAATCTGTTTCGTTTTGCTGATTTATGACTGCAGCTTCTTGTTTACTCTTTAAAAGAAAATGATCAAATAGTTTTTCAAATAGAGGTTCGATATTGTACTTTTCATATCGGATTCCTTCGGCTGAATAACTGTCTTTAATTTCTATATAACCTTTTTGAATTAATTTTCTAAGTATTTCAGTACACTCTGATACAGAAATAGTCATACGTGAAGATAATTCAATTGGGGTAGGAAATTCATTTCCTTTTTCGATAAAAGAAATGACGTGCAATATTAAAACTAGTTCATGCTCATAGAGATTCATTTCTTTATAGTGATTTAATAAAGCTCCAGGTATCGTTACATTTCCTTCCTGGAGCCACTTTAATATACTTGTTTTAGACATCCCTGACACCTCTTTATCAGTATAGCATGAACTGCTCCTATCTAGTAAGAAGAATAAAAGGTAACTTTTCCATACTAAAAAACTCGACAGAAAGTATAACAAAAAGAGCTCACCTATAAATACTTACTATTAGAAAAACTTAGCGTTCACCAAGTCCTTTTTGGCGAATGCCTTAGTTTTTCTAATGCGATCTTATTAGCAGTTAAATTAATTGAACACACACTTTACTTTAGTACGTTAAAAAACTTAAACTTTCCTATTAGCTAAAAAAAGAAAACCGGCAGATTTACCGATTTTCTTTCACATTACTTCTCATTTAAGCTTCATAATTTTACAATTCAAATATTAAAATTATGGGTATAATCGATTTAATAATCGTGGGAATGGGATGGATTCACGAACATGTTCCACTCCACTAATCCATGCTACAGTTCTTTCAAGGCCAAGACCAAATCCTGAATGAGGAACAGAACCATATTTACGCAACTCTAAATACCATCCATACGCATCTAAATCAAGGTTATGCTCTTCCAAACGCTGCTTAAGAAGATCATAATCATGAATACGCTCTGAACCACCAATAATCTCTCCATAGCCCTCTGGAGCAATTAAGTCAGCACATAGGACTACATCTTCTCGGTTTGGATCTGGCTGCATGTAAAATGGTTTTAATGACGTTGGATAATGAGTGATGAATACTGGCTTATCATAGCTCTCAGCAATTGCTGTTTCATGCGGAGCACCAAAATCATCTCCCCATTTAATATCATTAAACCCTTTTTCATGTAAAAATTTAATCGCTTCATCATACGTAATGCGTGGAAAAGGTGCCTTCACCTGTTCTAGCTTAGATGTGTCACGACCTAATGTTTTTAACTCTAAGCTACAATTTTCTAATACAGATTGAACTACATGAGAAACATATTCCTCCTGCACCTTTAAGCTATCCTCGTGTTCATAAAAAGCCATTTCAGGTTCAATCATCCAGAACTCAATTAAATGGCGACGAGTTTTTGATTTTTCCGCTCTAAATGTAGGACCAAATGAGAAAACCTTTCCAAGAGCCATGGCAGCTGCTTCCATATATAATTGACCGCTTTGAGATAGATATGCATCTTCATCGAAATATTTCGTATGAAATAATTCAGATGTTCCCTCTGGTGCACTTCCAGTCAATATCGGAGGATCGATCTTTGCAAAGCCTTGTTTATTATAAAATTCATATGTAGCTCTAATGATTTCGTTTCGAATTTTCATAACGGCATGTTGGCGACGAGAGCGAAGCCATAAATGACGGTTATCCATTAAAAATTCAGTTCCATGCTCCTTTGGTGTAATTGGATAATCAACAGCAGCATGAATCACTTCAATACCTGTTACAAGCAATTCGAAACCGAATGGAGAACGTTCATCCTTTTGGATTTTTCCTGTAACATAAAGGGATGATTCTTGCGTCACTGACTTTGCCGCTTGAAATACTTCCTCTGGTACTTCACTTTTGACAATAACACCTTGAATAAATCCTGTTCCATCACGAAGTTGAAGGAAAGCAATTTTTCCGCTAGAGCGCTTATTCGCAACCCATGCTCCAATTTTTACTTCTTGTTCAACATATTTGTATACTTCAGATATTGTCGTTTTAATCACTAATGTTCCCTCCAAAAACTAGCAAATCTCATGTAATGTATCCAATATATTATACCTTTCAGCTAAGGGACAAGCAACAAAGAAAAGAAGAAACGCATTGAAAGAACATAATTAAAGCAGCAGCCGATTTCTTCGGCTGCCACTTTTTATTTCATATTTTTTTCGACAAATTGATGAATTCGATCTACTGCTTTTTCTAATAATTCTAAAGATGTTGCATACGACAAACGAATGTTATTCGGTGCACCAAAGCCAGAGCCAGGGATAACCGCAACCATTGCGTCTTCAAGCAAAGCTTTTGAAAAATCATCAACATTTTGGAATCCTGTCAATTCGGCGGCAACTTTTACATTCGGGAATAAATAAAAAGCTCCTTGAGGCTTTATACATGAAAAACCAGGAATCGCAATTAACTTTTCGTAGATAATGTTTAATCGATTTTCAAACGCTTCTTGCATGTCTTTAAGCATTTTTTGTGAACCTGAATAAGCAGCAATTGCTCCATATTGAGCAGTTGTAGTTGGATTTGATGTGCTATGACTAGCAAGGTTTGTCATTGCTTGAATAAGATCTTTATTTCCTGCTGCGTATCCAATTCTCCAACCAGTCATGGAATGAGATTTAGAAACACCATTTATGATAATTGTTTGCTCTTTTAATTCCGGGGAAATCTCAGCAATAGATACATGCTTAAACTCACCATAAACTAGCTTTTCATAAATTTCATCAGACACAATTAATATATTATGATTTAAACAAACCTCACCTAATGCCCTTAATTCTTCTTCTGAATAAAGCATTCCTGTTGGATTACTAGGTGAATTGATTATTACAGCCTTTGTTTTATCCGTTATCGCAGACATTAACTGTTCAGGGGTAATTTTATACTCATTCTCCTCTTTACCCTCTATATAAACGGGAATGCCATCAGCTAATTTTACTTGTTCAGGATAGCTTACCCAATATGGTGTTGGGATAATTACTTCATCCCCTTCATCAAGAAGTGCCTGAAATAATGTATACAGTGCATGCTTCGCACCACTTGCTACAATAATTTGACTTGGATCATAATCAATTCCTTGATCATCTTTAAACTTTTTAACAATTTCTTTTTTTAAAGCTGGAAGACCTGCAGAAGGTGTATATTTCGTATGACCTTCATTCATTGATTGAACAGCTGCATCGATTATATGCTGAGGGGTATTAAAATCGGGTTCACCTGCTCCTAAACCTATTACATCATAGCCCTGCTCCTTTAATTCTTTTGCTTTCGCGGTAATTGCAAGTGTTGAAGATGGTGTTAATGCTTTTACTCTTTGTGCAAGATGAATCTTCATACTGAAATTCCTCCACTTTTCTTATAAGTTCTCAATATTCTTGCGCCATTTCCCTGTTTCAAAATCAACATAATAATAATTTATTAAATCTCCCTCAGTACGGTAGTATATTTCCCATAGAGGGATATTGTTTTCTATCCCAAGTCGAATGGATATGATTTCTTTCGGATTTTTTTCTTCTTTTAGTTTGTTTAATGCTTCTTGTTTCGTAACTCCATCTTTCACATTTCGGACAATAATTCTTCCTTCGTTTTCAGGTATCCAAACATAGAGGGCTGTCCCATTTTTGTCCTTGCCTTTTAATACATAATAAGTTTCTTGGCCGTTATATAATTGAAAGTCATCTACTTCTTTCAGCCTGGTTTCTTTCAATGCAATCTCAATTGCTTTCTTTTCGGCCGCTTTAACTGGTTCAACAGCTTTTAAATACACGAAAATCCCAGATCCTAAACCAACTGCAAGTATAATTAAGAATATAATAATTATTTTTTTCACATTTGTCACTCTTCTTATGTACGATAAATTGAAAAAACCGCTTTATTTTGATCTTCCTTATCAAGTGCTAAACCAAACATTAAATCTTTTTCTTTTAATGTTCTGTTTAATACATCAACAACCTTATAGAGGTCTGGGCTAAGTTGAATTTTCACTGTTGATATAACCTCAATTTTGCTTTCCATACTGGAATTCCTCCTCAAGTACAACAATATTTGTAACTCATACACAATTAACACATCGTACAAACTATATGTACGTAACATTTTAAACCTTAATCTTTAGTATAACAGCTCTAAGTAAAGCCTTGAATAAAAAAACTAATATTTTTTCTAATCCACTTTCGTTATTTAGCTGCGCTTAATTAAGCGCAGCCCTTTTACTTTTTTCAATTAGTTCATCGATTTTTTTATGGTATCAATCATACCGTCAATTTTACTTTTAATTATTGGGATTTTAGGAATAGACTCTAAAAATGCTTTCCCATAATGAGTCGTAATAATTCTTCGATCAAAAATAAAAATAAATCCTTTATCACTTCTGGTTCTAATCAATCTGCCAAATCCCTGTTTAAAGCGAATAATCGCATCTGGCAAGGAATAATCTGAAAATGCATTTCCGCCACTTTGTTTAATTTGATCACATTTTGCTTCTGTGTAAGGATCATCGGGAGGTGAAAAAGGTAATCTTATTATTATTAAGCATGACAAATCTTCACCAGGGATGTCTACCCCCTCCCAAAAACTGTTTGTACCTAATAAGATGGCCTTATCAAATTTTTGAAAATTCCTTGTTAATCTTGAGCGGCTCCCACTGGAAACACCTTGTGCAATAATAGCATAATCATCAAGAAAACCTGACTCTTTAATGAGTTCGTATGTTTTTCTTAACATTTCGTGGGAAGTAAATAAAATGAGCATCCTACCTTTAGTCGCTTCTGCAATTGAAATAATATGTTCGCTAATGGCCGTA from Cytobacillus dafuensis encodes:
- the asnS gene encoding asparagine--tRNA ligase codes for the protein MKTTISEVYKYVEQEVKIGAWVANKRSSGKIAFLQLRDGTGFIQGVIVKSEVPEEVFQAAKSVTQESSLYVTGKIQKDERSPFGFELLVTGIEVIHAAVDYPITPKEHGTEFLMDNRHLWLRSRRQHAVMKIRNEIIRATYEFYNKQGFAKIDPPILTGSAPEGTSELFHTKYFDEDAYLSQSGQLYMEAAAMALGKVFSFGPTFRAEKSKTRRHLIEFWMIEPEMAFYEHEDSLKVQEEYVSHVVQSVLENCSLELKTLGRDTSKLEQVKAPFPRITYDEAIKFLHEKGFNDIKWGDDFGAPHETAIAESYDKPVFITHYPTSLKPFYMQPDPNREDVVLCADLIAPEGYGEIIGGSERIHDYDLLKQRLEEHNLDLDAYGWYLELRKYGSVPHSGFGLGLERTVAWISGVEHVRESIPFPRLLNRLYP
- a CDS encoding pyridoxal phosphate-dependent aminotransferase, with product MHLAQRVKALTPSSTLAITAKAKELKEQGYDVIGLGAGEPDFNTPQHIIDAAVQSMNEGHTKYTPSAGLPALKKEIVKKFKDDQGIDYDPSQIIVASGAKHALYTLFQALLDEGDEVIIPTPYWVSYPEQVKLADGIPVYIEGKEENEYKITPEQLMSAITDKTKAVIINSPSNPTGMLYSEEELRALGEVCLNHNILIVSDEIYEKLVYGEFKHVSIAEISPELKEQTIIINGVSKSHSMTGWRIGYAAGNKDLIQAMTNLASHSTSNPTTTAQYGAIAAYSGSQKMLKDMQEAFENRLNIIYEKLIAIPGFSCIKPQGAFYLFPNVKVAAELTGFQNVDDFSKALLEDAMVAVIPGSGFGAPNNIRLSYATSLELLEKAVDRIHQFVEKNMK
- a CDS encoding cell wall elongation regulator TseB-like domain-containing protein; its protein translation is MKKIIIIFLIILAVGLGSGIFVYLKAVEPVKAAEKKAIEIALKETRLKEVDDFQLYNGQETYYVLKGKDKNGTALYVWIPENEGRIIVRNVKDGVTKQEALNKLKEEKNPKEIISIRLGIENNIPLWEIYYRTEGDLINYYYVDFETGKWRKNIENL
- a CDS encoding YpmA family protein gives rise to the protein MESKIEVISTVKIQLSPDLYKVVDVLNRTLKEKDLMFGLALDKEDQNKAVFSIYRT